The Ziziphus jujuba cultivar Dongzao chromosome 1, ASM3175591v1 genome segment AAAAGTAACAGCCACAAAACAAGGACAAAATAGTAAACCAACAATTCTCCAATCCAAGACTAAACGACAAAACAGAACAACAAAAACTAATTTATACTACTGTACATCAACTTCCCACACTAAGAAGCCGCACTAGATCTTAAACTAGTTTtgtttagttttgttttaaggcaacaaataaaagaagaatcTTAAACTACAATATTCATCTTCTTGAAAGTTACAAATTTTAGTAGCGCCACTACCGGTGGGTTGCTTATTGCTGAAGATCAAGCaggcataaaataaaaaggtataGTAGCTGGACAGACAATGGAAGCAAAAGGATGAATTTAGGCATTTTCATCATGGTTGATATGACATGTAGAGGAAGACAAATGGgcagattttatttttctcacaaCTTGAAATTCCCTGACAAAAACAAGTACAGAATCAAGTTCCACACGCGGATGATGGCTATTAAACAAAGTGACCACCTGGGACACAGCTAAAAAACCACCGCCTTATCTTCTTTCTTTCATGTCACAAACATATCGGTTTTGACAggaaccattttttttctttttctttttttgaattttttatgggAGGGTTCTTCTCCATCTGCCTTGCATCTTTCTTTCAAGGGTTAGCTTTAATGATCGATGACATGTAATCGCGTCACGAGCAGGCTAGACATAAGAGCCTTTTGGAATTCTCAAACAGAAACTTCGGTTAAAAATTCCATGCACTGACAAGATTAAACTTATTCCCTCCCTCTTGATCTTAATCCTCAAAGAGCTGGCCATTTTTGTCAGCTTGTAAAGTTTTAGAGGCATAAGATAGAGATTGAGAGACCTTTATGAGAGACCTTTACTAGTTTCCTTACTTCaaatcatacttttttttttttttctggtaaatTTTGAAGCTAACTATAGATTGGACAGCTTTCCCATGTgtagaagcaaaaaaaaaaaaaaaaaaaaaaaaagaaaaaaaaagcacccTCTTCTAATAAGGCCCATCCGTTTTTGTTCCCACTCGGCACAAATCTTTCTAAATGCATGAGCAATATTGGTTCCGAGTTCTATACCATCAATCAAATCACAACCAAGCAAGCAGAGCCGTCAACTCTCACACCTGGCTCTAGCTAGTTTGTTCCCATAGCCAACTCATGCGGATCTTCTAGTAAACAACTTAGTTATATTAAAGTTCAAGCCTAGGCCTCAGCAAGCCGGCCTGAGTTTTGGCTTATAATTCAGCTTGAATATGCCTCTCTTATCAAAAATCACTTCCCATTTGAGAGTTACCGcttaaatgatatatatgttcTTGGAGTTGCAACAGAACTACTATTAGAAGAGAGATAGATAAGGATTTAGAAAATGGGAGGTGTTAAAGTTCCTGGAGATGACCAACCTGAACTAGCAAGAGACACATATAGAATTGCTTACATTATCCATTTCTTGCTGGGTGCTGGGAATTTGCTTCCATGGAATGCTTTAATCACTGCTGTTGATTACTTTGGCTCTCTCTATCCCAACAAACACGTTGAGAAGGTTTTCTCTGTTGCTTACATGGCTTCTTCTTTGCTAGTTTTGGTAGTGATGATCTTCATGACTTGGCGTGGAGGCGGCTGGTGTGGGAAGATGAGATCCAGGCTGACACTGAACCTGGGATTTTCTATGTTTATTATGTCTTTAATGGTGTCTCCTCTAATGGACTGGGTATGGTGGAGCAGGGAATCAAGTGGCAGGGACAATGGAAACTATGCTGTGACAGTCGTTTCGGTTGTAATCTGCGGTTTAGCCGATGGCCTGGTGGGTGGAAGCTTGATGGGAGCAGCTGGCAGGCTTCCAAAAGAGTATATGCAAGCAGTTTTTGCAGGAACTGCTTCTTCAGGTAATTTTTTGTACACCCACATACCTTTTTTCCTGACTTTGTCTTGCTTTCCTCAATTCAACAAACACAGTGCAAGAGAAACTGTTTTTCCAAAAATCAATTTACTGAAATTGGAATCTAAGAGGGCAACTTTTTAGgttgaaaaagataaaagagatCAACTGCCTTCCTTATTTAGTAATGTCAAGTTAAAACAGGCTAAGGACTCTGGAATAAAAATATGGAGAACATCAATGGCTGCTAATCACActggttttttattatgcaAATTGCTGGCAATATTACTGTTCAAGTGATTCCTACTGATGTGGCATGTTTTGATTGGcatattatgaaaaattttgtaatttgcaAACAAACTACCTTCACCAGAACCatcaataaataattgaatagcCGGAAATTCCTTGTTGGTACTAAAATCTGTATCTCAATTCCAAAATTCCTTCTGTATATCACCAAGGTAAAATGTTCTTTACCCTGATAACACTCACTGCTTTTCACAGGTGTTCTAGTTTCCTCACTGAGGATTTTAACAAAGGCAGTGCTTCCACAGACACCAAAGGGTCTTCGTACAAGCGCCCACTTGTATTTCATGGTCAGCACCATTATCCTGCTATGCTGcataatttgttgcaatttgctGCACAAATTACCAGTCATGCAGCACCATTGCAGACTTCTCCAAGGTTACCCTACGTGTTCGAGACCGCAAATTTGGGGTGTGGCAAGAAAGATCAAGTGGCCAACTTTTGGGATCTTCACAATCTATACTGTGACTCTCTCAATTTTCCCAGGATTTATAGCTGAAAATCTGCATTCCAAGCTTTTCCAAGACTGGTACCCCATATTGCTGATCACTGTCTATAATGTTGCAGATTTAGTGGGTAAGTCTTTGACTGCAGTATATGTGTTAGAGGGTATTAACAAGGCAACTTGGGCTAGCCTAGCCAGACTCCTTTTCTACCCTCTTTTCACTGCTTGCCTCCATGGCCCCATATGGATGAAAACTGAAACTCCTATAATAGTTCTCACATTCATGCTTGGACTTACCAACGGGTACCTGACAAGTGTACTGATGATCCTCGTTCCTAAGGCGGTACCAGTTTCGGAAGCAGAGCTGTCAGCAATTGTAATGGTTGTTTTCCTGGGAATAGGGTTGGTTTCTGGTTCGGTTTTTGGCTGGTTCTGGATCATTTGAGTCTAGCCATTTGGTGTCAATGAGGTTAGTTTCCCATTATTGGAATTTAGAAATGCTAGATTCTTTCAAGGTAAGCCTGTATGACGATAAATTTTAGTCAGAAACAGATTAATCCAATCAGGGAGTTTGTCTGTATATCTGTAATGCAATAAACGTAGTAATCAATCTTAGAACTTTCTTCTCTACCACCAATTTCtaaaaatacttttcttttgCACGTTCTAAATGAgtggagaagaaaagaagaaaaacatgcAGGTTGTAAGGTTGTAAATAGACTAGAAAATATCGTTTTGGACATTTCAAATACTTCAAAAGAAGCGAGAGGGTTTGAAGATTGACGAACCAAGGTTCGAACAAAAATCATGAAAGAAATATCTAAGATATTGTCATACTGATGCAAACACAGGGGAAGAGAAGGTCAATTTATCAAGGCCAATTTTGGGTTGTAGTTTCATGTTATAATCTTTTACTTGCATTAAGACTTTCAAACCATAATCATGAATATTATTTCCGCTGAATTCTACCAACAATCTGTAACATCTGAACGCCAAaatcatttggaaaaaaaaaaaaaaaaaaaaaactaatttttcttaTAGAATTAAACCAaactaattgatatttttaagcTACGGCCGAGATTATTTGCCAACAAGTTTTGTGATGCCAGGGGGAAAACCTACATCAGAGGaatcatgaaaaattaaaagaatgacTGAAAGAACAAATAGCATTTAATCTCTTTATTATCATCCTTAAAATTTTTACAAGAAGTACCAAGGCTATCGGTTAAGGACATCTCATCAGAGAAGGCAAAATTTACTAGGAAAGGACCGAGAAGGTGGGGGATATAAACAAAAGGTCAGGGAAGTCATATCCAAACTATAATACAAGAGGAAAACAGGGGAGGGACcagggagatagctcaagaagCAGCAGCTAAAGGAGGGGGTGTTGGAGGAATTCCATGAAAGAAACTGGGTGGTTGTGATATTGTATTGACTTTTTCTCTCACTTCCtctacttctttttcttcttcttcttcttcttcttcttcttcatcatcttcttcagcGTCCCAAAGAAACCGAGCATAAGATGCTAAAACATAACTGCACCATTCAAACAACACAAAACTCAATTAATCCAGTGAACCCCTCTTCAAACTGAATGAAGTTAACATCAACCTCTAAAACCATTTTGCTACTTAATCAAATTTAAGACTTATAAGACCTTCCAACAAAGACACAGATTTAATGGGTTACCAAAATTCACTGATTCTTACCAATCATCTGGGGCAGCTTTTATAGCCTGATCGAAGTAATTCTCAGCTCTTGAGGCATCCTTATGACTCTGCCATATCAAATCCGCATACATTGATA includes the following:
- the LOC107405022 gene encoding equilibrative nucleotide transporter 8, which produces MGGVKVPGDDQPELARDTYRIAYIIHFLLGAGNLLPWNALITAVDYFGSLYPNKHVEKVFSVAYMASSLLVLVVMIFMTWRGGGWCGKMRSRLTLNLGFSMFIMSLMVSPLMDWVWWSRESSGRDNGNYAVTVVSVVICGLADGLVGGSLMGAAGRLPKEYMQAVFAGTASSGVLVSSLRILTKAVLPQTPKGLRTSAHLYFMVSTIILLCCIICCNLLHKLPVMQHHCRLLQGYPTCSRPQIWGVARKIKWPTFGIFTIYTVTLSIFPGFIAENLHSKLFQDWYPILLITVYNVADLVGKSLTAVYVLEGINKATWASLARLLFYPLFTACLHGPIWMKTETPIIVLTFMLGLTNGYLTSVLMILVPKAVPVSEAELSAIVMVVFLGIGLVSGSVFGWFWII